One Solanum lycopersicum chromosome 4, SLM_r2.1 DNA window includes the following coding sequences:
- the LOC101252981 gene encoding uncharacterized protein, translated as MLGEGAQTPSRSELLCMVKKNSKMLGQTIVEDETSDVETDPRFWHGVMDVYFIRGRESRGRQEDDLVFFVKKLHLQKHGSNENESANSPYFVRRWAPKLDDLIGASASDVDWRRSFYLNLIAQTSFSVTVAICSQQVLQNYQTGKDRPLSPIYKVVKTVYASPSRINFHLDSRKEVETTSAYPEICFAVDDFDSTFDAVVLTDVDHCYCVLLNAHDGAAFPRERIRQDCSPADTSSSDTSSGKAPTSKITLFSGFVSYQMVRDAYDAGRSGFGSLLSLHSVGKTDRIYMKGPGGRGEVEVAVSGVVDQSKQDLSQNSVDHDSKKGLSFSAVVRRAASVASEAAKHAYAAASATRDEGMIPLKCCLMSISLPWEHIAHDLLFKGSPPVNL; from the exons ATCAGAGTTGCTATGTATGGTGAAGAAGAATTCAAAGATGTTAGGGCAAACCATAGTGGAAGATGAAACATCAGATGTTGAAACGGATCCACGTTTCTGGCATGGCGTTATGGATGTGTATTTCATTCGTGGAAGGGAGTCTAGGGGGCGTCAGGAGGATGATCTTGTATTCTTTGTAAAAAAATTG CATTTGCAGAAACATGGGTCAAATGAAAACGAATCTGCAAACTCTCCATACTTTGTACGCAGGTGGGCACCTAAG TTGGATGACTTAATTGGTGCAAGTGCATCAGATGTTGATTGGAGGCGCTCCTTTTACTTGAACTTAATTGCTCAAACTTCTTTTAGTGTGACGGTTGCAATTTGCAG TCAACAGGTCCTTCAGAATTACCAGACTGGAAAAGACCGGCCACTATCTCCTATATACAAG GTTGTCAAAACAGTCTACGCATCTCCAAGTCGTATCAATTTTCATTTGGACTCAAGAAAG gAAGTAGAAACAACCTCTGCCTACCCAGAGATATGTTTTGCAGTTGATGACTTCGATTCCACTTTTGATGCAGTG GTCTTGACAGATGTTGATCACTGCTATTGTGTACTTTTAAATGCACATGATGGAGCTGCATTTCCAAGGGAGAGAATACGACAAGACTGCAGTCCTGCTGATACGTCAAGTAGTGATACAAGTTCTGGAAAAGCACCAACATCAAAG ATTACTCTTTTCTCAGGCTTCGTTAGCTATCAAATGGTCCGAGATGCATATGACG CTGGAAGGTCTGGATTTGGGAGCCTTCTTTCTCTTCATTCTGTCGGGAAAACTGACAGGATTTACATGAAAGGCCCCGGAGGACGCGGGGAAGTTGAAGTAGCTGTGTCTGGTGTTGTAG ATCAAAGCAAGCAGGACTTGAGCCAAAATTCTGTAGACCACGACTCGAAAAAAGGATTAAGCTTCAGTGCAGTTGTGCGACGAGCTGCATCAGTTGCATCAGAGGCAGCAAAGCATGCATATGCTGCTGCCTCTGCTACCCGAGATGAAGGAATGATCCCTCTAAAATGCTGCTTGATGTCTATATCATTACCTTGGGAACATATTGCCCATGATCTTTTGTTCAAG GGAAGTCCTCCAGTTAATCTGTAA